From a single Nostoc edaphicum CCNP1411 genomic region:
- the topA gene encoding type I DNA topoisomerase, which yields MIKRLLVVESPGKVKKLSQILGSDWKVLASCGHIRELSNEGDDSLGFVMDGSNVRCNYVPRDQRAKETIQKLKSAVRQVDEVVLATDPDREGETIAWHLKETLGLREPKRVIYTEITASAVQSAIANPRKLDQNLIGAGLCRDCLDKLVGYKGSPLVWALNNGAKSVGRVQSATLHLICQRENEILAFVPQDYWSVWVDYAEGFRAFYKGTVDSAKDAAEQEAETHDDAKVGNTPEKPESKRVLAEAEATRLVEEAQRHPHQVIHFEGKIANRQPPPPFTTSSLQQAAGSKLRFAPDKTMIVAQKLYEAGLITYMRTDSVMLSPEFCASARKWLEQNDPQNVPQQVAKHRSSKSAQEAHEAIRPTDVFRPSVQLRLELPDDEFNLYVMIWKRSIASQCRAAQLRKTLVITQSGSLLWSARGQVIEFYGYARYWNNLSKDSILPSLQQGQALKLENAGHEKKQTQPPPRYSEPKLVQLMERKGIGRPSTYAPTVATLKKRNYVELKKDHLQPTALGLEVDAFLLKALPDLLEAEFTAKMEDALDAISEGKNSWQHYLTSWNQNYFVPALSKAKTVVPSSSIVKANVISERKYETSKTRCPECKNFLAKIPSTKVKKKYFLKCTKGCENVVLFWSDFNKTWQPPQTKTVQAENQQKPPVKITKYPCPVCKKALEEYSYIKEGQNKTMLRCSDSQSRKDTKHKDVAYFNTPKGWWSPKFGEISKPH from the coding sequence ATGATCAAACGCCTGCTTGTGGTAGAGTCCCCCGGAAAAGTCAAAAAACTCAGTCAAATTCTGGGTTCGGATTGGAAAGTTCTAGCCAGTTGTGGCCATATCCGAGAACTCAGCAATGAAGGGGACGATTCCTTGGGCTTCGTCATGGACGGCAGTAATGTCCGATGCAATTACGTCCCGCGTGACCAACGAGCGAAAGAAACAATCCAGAAACTCAAGTCTGCGGTGAGACAGGTTGATGAAGTTGTCTTAGCAACTGACCCAGATCGGGAAGGCGAAACGATCGCTTGGCATCTCAAAGAAACGCTGGGTTTAAGGGAACCGAAACGAGTAATTTATACAGAGATTACAGCATCGGCGGTGCAGAGTGCGATCGCAAATCCCAGAAAGCTAGACCAAAACTTAATCGGTGCTGGGCTATGCCGAGATTGCCTAGATAAGTTGGTAGGTTATAAAGGTAGCCCTTTAGTTTGGGCATTGAATAACGGCGCTAAAAGTGTTGGCAGAGTCCAAAGCGCGACACTGCACTTGATTTGTCAGCGAGAAAATGAAATTCTGGCGTTTGTCCCCCAAGATTACTGGAGTGTCTGGGTAGATTATGCTGAAGGATTTCGGGCTTTTTATAAAGGGACGGTTGATTCTGCAAAAGATGCAGCAGAACAAGAAGCTGAAACTCATGATGACGCAAAAGTAGGTAATACTCCAGAAAAACCGGAGTCTAAGCGTGTTCTTGCCGAAGCAGAGGCCACACGTTTAGTTGAAGAAGCACAGCGGCATCCTCATCAAGTTATTCATTTTGAAGGAAAAATCGCTAACCGCCAGCCACCGCCACCATTTACAACTTCTAGCCTTCAGCAAGCAGCCGGTTCAAAGCTGAGGTTTGCTCCCGACAAAACCATGATTGTGGCCCAAAAGCTTTATGAGGCAGGGCTGATAACATATATGCGAACAGACTCAGTAATGCTGAGTCCAGAATTTTGTGCCAGCGCCCGTAAATGGTTAGAGCAAAATGATCCGCAGAATGTACCGCAGCAAGTCGCCAAGCATCGCAGTAGCAAATCGGCTCAAGAAGCACATGAAGCGATTCGTCCAACCGATGTGTTTCGTCCCTCAGTTCAATTGCGTTTAGAACTTCCTGATGATGAGTTTAATCTGTATGTGATGATTTGGAAACGGTCAATTGCCTCTCAGTGTCGGGCTGCTCAATTGCGTAAAACTTTGGTGATTACTCAGTCTGGTTCCCTACTGTGGTCAGCCAGAGGGCAAGTAATTGAATTTTATGGTTATGCCCGCTACTGGAACAATCTCAGCAAGGATAGTATTTTACCTTCATTACAACAGGGACAAGCATTGAAGCTAGAGAATGCTGGACATGAAAAGAAGCAGACTCAGCCACCACCTCGTTATAGCGAACCAAAATTGGTGCAATTGATGGAACGTAAAGGAATTGGTCGCCCAAGTACCTATGCTCCTACTGTTGCTACTTTAAAAAAACGCAATTATGTCGAGTTGAAAAAAGACCATCTGCAACCAACAGCGTTAGGGTTAGAAGTTGATGCGTTTTTGCTCAAAGCACTGCCAGATTTGCTAGAGGCGGAATTTACAGCAAAAATGGAAGATGCTCTTGATGCCATTTCCGAAGGAAAGAATTCTTGGCAGCATTATTTAACTAGTTGGAATCAGAATTATTTTGTACCAGCACTCTCCAAAGCTAAAACTGTAGTTCCAAGTTCCTCAATAGTAAAAGCTAATGTGATAAGTGAGCGGAAATACGAAACTTCCAAGACGCGATGCCCTGAATGCAAAAATTTTCTCGCCAAAATTCCGAGTACTAAGGTTAAAAAGAAATATTTCCTCAAATGCACAAAAGGCTGTGAAAATGTCGTGCTATTTTGGAGCGACTTTAACAAAACTTGGCAGCCACCACAAACTAAAACAGTCCAAGCTGAGAATCAACAAAAACCTCCTGTTAAGATTACCAAATATCCCTGCCCAGTATGTAAGAAAGCTCTAGAGGAGTACAGTTATATCAAAGAGGGGCAGAATAAGACAATGTTGCGATGTTCTGATTCACAATCCCGTAAGGATACCAAACATAAAGATGTAGCTTATTTCAATACACCAAAAGGGTGGTGGAGTCCTAAATTTGGGGAAATATCAAAACCTCACTAA
- a CDS encoding DNA sulfur modification protein DndB — protein MELDNQSPETIEYKAISGKFGDVRYFITTLDQSDAVENIRFADEIQGSWSFSERVQRKLDENRANTEIFSYLAQGGIRFFNSIVVVLLPNSNDQREFWDFSTVSSDGKPIEKWVNLKLYKNVARIVIDGQHRLLSLRRYWNAHTGKEPLNPQQINENFNCSETFDIPVVYLVFRDLGKVGHADSSETVRDEIIKATRNIFTVINKTAKSIDKQTQLLLDDSKISALIPRKLLEEGVLEDRFVKWSSKSRNLTQSEPYLTTLDLVSQCTIELLKDYQKQALKKSFNSLTERDTALANYYESHPKLPVIGTKALLKWFFTELQPFKDWVSQLNYVGINIPIQPEQSRLSAVQKTSIKELRDSNILYTILGQKILFSAVSRFLLKIRIEYRIPVILDAVSLSITKMDKDGFFCRNAPHWFNVLVRPNEKLTMITTGTGTEKCIELVKMILLDSSDGVRDLIKRTKDDVSNEINWNEASISTWRREFHVILPEVDFIDEQIKESSESDDSFAEVRDLLDSSEEDEEESDEIEDDEDIFKETEEVKD, from the coding sequence ATGGAATTAGATAATCAGTCTCCAGAGACGATTGAATATAAGGCAATCAGTGGTAAGTTTGGTGATGTTAGGTACTTTATAACAACACTTGATCAAAGTGATGCAGTTGAAAATATTAGATTTGCTGATGAAATTCAAGGCAGTTGGAGTTTCTCTGAACGAGTTCAGAGGAAACTAGATGAAAACAGAGCGAATACAGAAATATTTTCTTACTTAGCACAAGGTGGAATTCGCTTTTTTAATTCAATTGTCGTCGTACTTTTACCCAACTCGAATGATCAAAGAGAGTTTTGGGACTTCTCTACAGTTAGTAGCGACGGAAAACCTATTGAAAAATGGGTTAATTTAAAATTATATAAGAATGTAGCTAGAATTGTAATTGATGGTCAACATAGACTTCTTTCACTAAGGAGATATTGGAATGCCCATACTGGAAAAGAGCCTTTAAATCCTCAACAAATAAATGAAAATTTCAATTGCTCAGAAACTTTTGATATACCAGTCGTTTATCTAGTCTTTCGCGATCTTGGCAAGGTTGGTCATGCAGACTCAAGCGAGACTGTAAGAGATGAGATAATTAAAGCAACTCGCAATATCTTTACAGTTATAAACAAGACTGCTAAATCAATCGATAAACAAACTCAACTATTGCTTGATGACAGTAAAATATCAGCATTGATTCCTAGAAAGCTTTTAGAGGAAGGAGTGCTTGAAGATAGATTCGTTAAATGGTCTTCCAAGTCAAGGAATTTGACTCAATCAGAACCTTACCTAACGACTCTAGATTTGGTTAGCCAATGTACTATTGAACTATTGAAAGATTATCAGAAGCAAGCTTTAAAGAAATCATTTAATTCATTAACAGAACGTGATACAGCTTTAGCAAACTATTATGAGTCTCATCCTAAACTTCCTGTAATAGGCACAAAAGCATTGCTTAAGTGGTTTTTTACTGAACTTCAACCATTCAAGGATTGGGTATCACAGCTTAACTACGTAGGTATTAACATCCCTATTCAACCTGAACAATCTCGATTAAGTGCAGTTCAAAAAACAAGTATAAAAGAATTACGAGATTCTAATATTCTGTATACTATACTAGGACAAAAAATTCTATTTTCTGCTGTTTCAAGGTTCCTCCTTAAGATAAGAATAGAGTACCGTATTCCAGTGATTCTTGATGCCGTATCGCTTAGTATTACTAAAATGGATAAAGATGGCTTTTTCTGCCGAAATGCACCCCATTGGTTTAATGTTCTAGTGCGGCCAAATGAAAAACTAACCATGATTACTACAGGAACTGGAACTGAGAAATGTATAGAACTTGTCAAAATGATATTGTTGGATTCGTCTGATGGCGTGAGAGATTTGATAAAACGCACTAAAGATGATGTCAGTAATGAGATCAACTGGAATGAAGCTTCGATTTCAACTTGGAGAAGAGAGTTTCATGTAATATTACCTGAAGTTGATTTTATTGATGAGCAGATAAAGGAATCTTCTGAATCAGATGACTCTTTTGCTGAAGTTAGAGATTTGCTTGACTCTTCTGAGGAGGACGAAGAGGAATCTGATGAAATTGAAGATGATGAGGATATTTTTAAAGAAACTGAAGAAGTAAAAGACTAA
- a CDS encoding MFS transporter has product MNDSAAGDAQRDPLSEKLDLKTKLAYGAGDLGPAITANISVFFLLVFFTNVAGIPAGLAGSILMIGKIWDGINDPLVGFLTDKTKSRRWGRRLPWMFYGAIPFGIFFFLQWIVPQFSANQSDNLLPLFWYYVVIGVISQVFYTVVNLPYTAMTPELTQDYDERTSLNSYRFTFSIGGSILSLILTQIVFSQISDRQQQYLVLAAICTVISILGLYWCVFGVRDRILAFEAKRIQVEEPASLPFFKQLKIVFSNRPFLFVIGIYLCSWLGVQITASIIPYFVVNCMGLKESDVPTVLIAVQGTALLMLFVWGALSKKVGKKIVYFLGMSLWIIAAAGLFFLQPGQIVLMYVMAVMAGVGVSTAYLIPWSMIPDVIELDELQTGQRREGIFYGFMVLLQKFGLAFGLFLVGNALQVSGFKESVAGSPLPIQPESALFAIRIAVGPIPTVCLIFGLILTYFYPITREMHAEIMLKLKERQEKRGS; this is encoded by the coding sequence ATGAACGATTCTGCTGCTGGCGATGCCCAACGAGATCCTCTCAGTGAAAAACTCGACTTAAAAACAAAGCTAGCTTACGGTGCAGGAGATTTAGGGCCGGCAATTACTGCCAATATCTCCGTCTTTTTTCTGCTGGTTTTCTTCACAAATGTCGCTGGTATCCCTGCGGGTTTAGCTGGCAGTATTTTGATGATTGGCAAAATCTGGGATGGCATAAATGATCCGCTTGTCGGTTTCCTGACTGATAAAACTAAATCTCGTCGTTGGGGTCGTCGTCTTCCTTGGATGTTTTATGGAGCAATCCCCTTTGGAATTTTCTTTTTCTTGCAGTGGATTGTACCGCAATTTAGTGCAAATCAGAGTGATAATCTTTTGCCGCTGTTCTGGTATTACGTCGTGATTGGGGTGATATCTCAGGTGTTTTACACAGTTGTGAATTTGCCTTATACGGCAATGACTCCAGAACTAACTCAAGATTATGACGAACGCACCAGCCTTAACAGCTATCGCTTTACATTTTCTATTGGCGGCAGTATTCTGTCGTTGATTTTAACGCAAATTGTTTTTTCTCAAATTAGCGATCGCCAACAACAATATCTCGTTTTAGCAGCAATTTGTACTGTAATTTCAATTTTAGGATTATATTGGTGCGTTTTTGGAGTCCGCGATCGCATCTTGGCTTTTGAGGCCAAACGCATCCAAGTTGAGGAACCCGCATCTCTCCCCTTCTTTAAACAGCTAAAAATTGTCTTTAGCAACCGACCTTTTTTATTTGTTATTGGTATATATCTTTGTTCTTGGCTAGGTGTGCAGATTACAGCCAGCATTATTCCCTATTTTGTAGTCAATTGCATGGGTCTTAAAGAATCAGATGTACCCACAGTCCTGATTGCAGTCCAAGGAACCGCCCTGCTGATGCTATTTGTGTGGGGTGCGTTGAGTAAAAAAGTTGGCAAAAAAATTGTTTATTTTCTAGGAATGAGTTTATGGATAATAGCAGCCGCCGGACTATTTTTCTTACAACCTGGTCAAATAGTTTTGATGTATGTGATGGCTGTCATGGCGGGTGTTGGTGTATCCACAGCTTATCTAATTCCTTGGTCGATGATTCCAGATGTGATTGAACTAGATGAACTCCAAACCGGACAACGCAGAGAAGGTATTTTTTATGGCTTCATGGTTTTGCTACAAAAATTTGGTTTAGCTTTCGGGCTGTTTTTGGTGGGCAATGCTTTGCAAGTATCGGGTTTCAAAGAATCTGTAGCCGGAAGTCCACTACCTATCCAACCGGAATCGGCACTGTTTGCTATTCGCATTGCTGTTGGACCTATACCTACAGTTTGTTTGATTTTTGGCTTGATTTTAACGTATTTTTACCCAATTACCCGCGAGATGCACGCAGAAATCATGCTGAAACTCAAAGAACGGCAAGAGAAGAGGGGGAGTTAA
- a CDS encoding phosphoribosyltransferase, giving the protein MPDLYVSWPDYHQKIEQLAIQIYQSSWEFNQIICLARGGLRVGDILSRIYEQPLAILATSSYSGPGKQERSNLIFSRHLTMTAEKLGSRILLVDDLVDSGVTLQQTIPWLKENIDFPIEEIRTAVLWYKACSVIAPDYYVDYLAENPWIHQPFEHYENLNPGELAAKARKLC; this is encoded by the coding sequence ATGCCAGACCTTTATGTTTCTTGGCCAGATTATCACCAAAAAATTGAACAACTGGCTATTCAGATTTATCAATCCAGTTGGGAATTCAACCAAATTATCTGTCTTGCCAGAGGAGGACTACGAGTTGGAGATATTCTTTCCCGTATATATGAGCAACCATTGGCAATTTTAGCAACCTCATCTTACAGTGGCCCCGGCAAGCAAGAAAGAAGTAATTTAATTTTCTCCCGCCACTTGACAATGACTGCCGAAAAATTAGGTTCGCGCATTCTCCTAGTGGATGACTTAGTAGATTCTGGGGTAACACTGCAACAGACTATACCTTGGCTCAAGGAAAATATTGATTTCCCCATTGAGGAAATTCGCACCGCCGTTCTTTGGTATAAAGCCTGTTCAGTTATAGCACCTGATTATTATGTTGATTATTTAGCTGAAAACCCCTGGATTCACCAACCCTTTGAACACTACGAAAATTTGAACCCCGGAGAACTTGCGGCTAAAGCAAGGAAACTGTGTTAA
- a CDS encoding GIY-YIG nuclease family protein: protein MEETVHDNFFKNFTVVTATISAADYLPETSGIYALYHAFDFLENRLSDHIDTRMKNTVFKTKFSEKDNRSKFIVDTCGESVGLSQQMNQFIKAVSQPKERRILKNLLISCSILQRPDYIGTASNLRDRFIQHLERDDGFFSKYANLRLNDEFLFICFPCPKNISRELESLLIQLCQPKFNTQRS, encoded by the coding sequence ATGGAAGAAACAGTTCACGACAACTTTTTCAAAAACTTTACCGTAGTAACGGCAACTATATCTGCCGCAGATTATCTTCCTGAAACATCAGGTATTTATGCTTTGTATCATGCATTTGATTTTTTAGAGAATAGATTATCTGACCATATAGATACTCGGATGAAAAATACGGTATTTAAAACAAAGTTTTCTGAGAAAGATAATAGAAGTAAGTTCATTGTCGATACTTGTGGAGAGTCCGTTGGTTTGTCTCAACAAATGAATCAATTTATCAAAGCTGTTTCTCAGCCTAAAGAACGAAGAATATTAAAAAATCTTTTAATTTCATGTAGCATTCTCCAACGCCCAGATTACATTGGTACTGCAAGCAACTTAAGAGATAGATTCATTCAGCATTTGGAGCGAGATGATGGGTTTTTCTCAAAGTATGCAAACTTAAGACTCAATGATGAATTCTTATTCATTTGTTTTCCTTGCCCAAAAAATATTTCTAGAGAATTGGAAAGCCTGTTAATTCAACTATGTCAGCCTAAATTTAATACACAGAGGAGTTAG